Proteins from a single region of Lachnospiraceae bacterium:
- the rpsJ gene encoding 30S ribosomal protein S10, with translation MAEKKSTKIRITLKAYDHQLIDQSAQKIVETAKRNGAQVSGPIPMPTHKEVITILRAVHKYKDSREQFEQRTHKRLIDILQPNKKTLDALSKLELPAGVDIQVAAKN, from the coding sequence ATGGCAGAGAAGAAATCTACAAAAATCCGCATTACACTGAAGGCATATGATCATCAGCTGATTGATCAGTCCGCACAGAAGATTGTGGAGACAGCAAAAAGAAATGGAGCACAGGTTAGCGGTCCTATCCCGATGCCAACTCACAAAGAAGTGATAACGATTCTGCGTGCAGTTCACAAATACAAGGATTCCCGCGAGCAGTTTGAACAGAGAACTCATAAGAGACTGATCGACATCCTGCAGCCCAATAAAAAGACTTTAGATGCGCTGAGCAAGCTGGAGCTTCCGGCAGGCGTAGATATTCAAGTCGCAGCTAAAAACTAA
- a CDS encoding type Z 30S ribosomal protein S14, protein MAKTSMKIKQQRQNAKPKFSTRAYSRCKICGRPHSVLRKYGICRICFRELAYKGEIPGVKKASW, encoded by the coding sequence ATGGCTAAAACATCCATGAAAATTAAACAGCAGCGCCAGAATGCAAAGCCCAAATTTTCCACGAGAGCTTATAGCCGCTGCAAGATTTGCGGACGTCCGCATTCTGTACTGCGTAAGTATGGTATCTGCCGTATCTGTTTCCGTGAACTCGCTTATAAAGGCGAAATTCCGGGTGTAAAAAAAGCAAGCTGGTAA
- the rpsS gene encoding 30S ribosomal protein S19, translated as MARSLKKGPFADASLLKKVDAMNASGDKQVIKTWSRRSTIFPSFVGHTFAVHDGRKHVPVYVTEDMVGHKLGEFVLTRTYRGHGKDEKKGSVR; from the coding sequence ATGGCACGTTCTTTAAAGAAAGGTCCCTTTGCGGACGCATCTTTGTTAAAGAAAGTTGATGCAATGAACGCATCCGGCGACAAACAGGTTATTAAAACATGGTCTCGTCGTTCCACTATCTTCCCCTCTTTCGTTGGTCATACCTTTGCCGTACATGATGGAAGAAAGCATGTTCCGGTATACGTGACAGAGGATATGGTAGGTCATAAGCTGGGCGAGTTCGTTTTGACCCGTACCTATCGCGGTCATGGAAAAGATGAGAAGAAAGGATCGGTAAGATAA
- the rplC gene encoding 50S ribosomal protein L3 yields the protein MKKAIMAKKIGMTQIFDQETGEMIPVTVLEAGPCVVTQVKTAEHDGYCAIQVGFGEIREKLVNKPLKGHFAKAGVSVKRDIQEFRIEGAEGYELGAEIKADVFEVGDKVDVSGVSKGKGYQGAIHRHGFGRGPMEHGSKYHRHAGSMGASSDPARVFKGKKLPGHMGHVQTTVQNLEVVRVDAERNLLLIKGSVPGPKKSVVTVIDSVKA from the coding sequence ATGAAGAAAGCCATTATGGCAAAGAAGATCGGTATGACTCAGATCTTCGATCAGGAAACGGGTGAAATGATTCCCGTAACAGTCCTGGAAGCAGGTCCCTGTGTTGTAACACAGGTAAAAACCGCTGAACACGATGGATACTGCGCGATTCAGGTTGGATTTGGCGAAATTCGTGAAAAGCTGGTGAATAAGCCTTTGAAGGGCCACTTCGCAAAGGCGGGTGTTTCGGTAAAGAGAGACATTCAGGAATTCAGAATCGAAGGCGCTGAGGGATATGAGCTTGGTGCAGAGATCAAGGCTGATGTATTTGAAGTGGGCGATAAAGTTGATGTTTCTGGTGTTTCCAAAGGTAAAGGCTATCAAGGCGCAATTCATCGCCATGGCTTTGGCCGCGGACCGATGGAGCATGGTTCCAAATATCATCGCCATGCAGGTTCTATGGGTGCATCCAGTGATCCGGCACGTGTATTTAAAGGCAAGAAGCTGCCCGGTCATATGGGACATGTACAGACAACGGTTCAGAATCTAGAAGTAGTTCGAGTAGATGCAGAGCGCAATCTGCTTTTGATCAAGGGTTCTGTACCAGGACCAAAGAAATCTGTCGTAACTGTTATCGACAGCGTAAAAGCATAA
- the rplW gene encoding 50S ribosomal protein L23, producing the protein MADIKYYDVLLKPVITEKSMELMGEKKYTFLVHPEANKIQIREAVEKMFEGTKVLKVNTMNRRGKNKRRGYIVGRTNAIKKAIVTLTPDSKDIEFFEGI; encoded by the coding sequence ATGGCAGATATCAAATATTATGACGTACTTTTAAAGCCTGTGATCACCGAAAAAAGTATGGAGCTGATGGGCGAGAAGAAATACACCTTCCTGGTACATCCTGAAGCCAATAAGATTCAGATCCGTGAAGCTGTAGAAAAGATGTTTGAAGGCACCAAAGTCCTGAAGGTAAATACCATGAATCGTCGTGGTAAGAACAAGAGAAGAGGTTACATCGTGGGCCGTACCAATGCTATTAAAAAAGCAATTGTAACTCTGACTCCTGACAGCAAGGACATTGAGTTTTTTGAAGGAATTTAA
- the rplN gene encoding 50S ribosomal protein L14 has protein sequence MLQQESRMKVADNTGAKELLVIRVLGGSTRRYAAVGDVVIAAVKEATPGGVVKKGDVVRAVVVRTVRPVRRKNGAYIRFDENAAVIIKEDLNPRGTRIFGPVARELREKKFLRILSLAPEVL, from the coding sequence ATGTTACAGCAAGAAAGCAGGATGAAAGTTGCCGATAATACCGGCGCCAAAGAGCTTTTGGTGATTCGTGTATTAGGCGGATCTACTCGTAGATATGCCGCTGTTGGTGATGTGGTGATTGCTGCGGTTAAAGAAGCAACACCCGGCGGAGTTGTAAAGAAGGGCGATGTTGTGCGCGCCGTTGTGGTCAGAACCGTAAGACCGGTTCGCCGTAAAAATGGAGCCTATATCCGCTTCGATGAAAACGCTGCTGTTATTATCAAAGAAGATTTAAATCCCAGAGGAACTCGTATATTTGGCCCTGTAGCCAGAGAGCTGCGTGAGAAGAAATTCTTGAGAATTCTTTCCTTAGCTCCCGAAGTACTTTAA
- the rplX gene encoding 50S ribosomal protein L24, which produces MKIKKGDTVRVITGKDKGKEGKVLAVDLKNERVIVENVNMATKHQKPNGANQGGIVHQEAPIHVSNVMYLHEGKPTRVGIKSESKTVDGKEVTTRVRFAKSTGEVID; this is translated from the coding sequence ATGAAAATTAAAAAGGGTGATACCGTACGTGTAATCACTGGTAAGGATAAAGGAAAAGAAGGTAAGGTGCTGGCCGTTGATCTGAAAAACGAGCGCGTCATCGTTGAGAATGTCAATATGGCTACCAAGCATCAGAAGCCTAACGGTGCGAATCAGGGCGGAATTGTCCATCAGGAAGCTCCGATCCATGTTTCTAACGTTATGTACCTTCATGAAGGCAAGCCCACCCGTGTGGGAATTAAGTCTGAGAGCAAGACCGTAGACGGCAAAGAGGTTACAACTCGCGTGCGCTTCGCTAAGTCTACCGGTGAAGTGATTGACTAA
- the rplV gene encoding 50S ribosomal protein L22, which produces MAKGHRSQIKRERNAQKDQRPRAKVTFVRIAPTKAKIVLDTIKGKDVALASAILAATPREGARIIGKVLDSAVANAEYAAAERDMDIDVSKLYVQEAFANQGPTLKRIMPRAQGRADRILKRTSHITIILNER; this is translated from the coding sequence ATGGCGAAAGGTCATAGAAGCCAAATTAAGAGGGAGCGTAATGCGCAGAAGGATCAGCGTCCGAGAGCAAAAGTTACGTTTGTCCGTATCGCTCCCACTAAGGCAAAGATTGTATTAGACACCATTAAAGGTAAAGACGTAGCGCTTGCTTCCGCTATTCTTGCAGCTACCCCCAGAGAAGGTGCTCGAATCATTGGCAAAGTTTTGGATTCGGCAGTGGCAAATGCTGAATATGCTGCAGCAGAGCGTGATATGGATATTGATGTTTCTAAACTTTACGTACAGGAAGCATTTGCAAATCAAGGTCCCACTTTGAAAAGAATTATGCCCAGAGCACAGGGTAGAGCAGATAGAATCCTGAAAAGAACCAGTCATATCACGATTATTTTGAATGAGAGATAA
- the rpmC gene encoding 50S ribosomal protein L29, translating into MKKTEFLDELKVKSCEQLEMELVSAKKELFNLRFQNATNQLNNTARIKEVRKNIARIQTVLTQKAHQ; encoded by the coding sequence GTGAAGAAAACCGAATTTTTGGATGAATTAAAGGTAAAAAGCTGTGAACAGTTGGAAATGGAACTCGTTTCCGCAAAGAAAGAGCTTTTCAATCTCCGTTTTCAGAATGCCACCAATCAATTGAATAATACTGCCAGAATTAAAGAGGTTCGCAAGAACATTGCTCGGATTCAGACAGTGCTTACCCAAAAGGCGCATCAGTAA
- the rplB gene encoding 50S ribosomal protein L2: protein MAIKTYKPYTASRRNMTGSAFTEITKSEPEKSLVVRVKNTAGRNSYGKITVRHHGGGHKKLYRIIDFKRNKDGIPAKVVGIEYDPNRSANIALLAYADGEKRYMLAPEGLKDGDVVISGENVEIKVGNCLPLRNIPTGSSVHNIEMKPGKGGQMVRAAGNAAQLMAKEGKFATLRLPSGEMRMVPIDCRATIGTVGNGDHELIKIGKAGRKRHMGIRPTVRGSVMNPNDHPHGGGEGKAPVGRPSPMTPWGKPALGLKTRKKKKQSNKYIVRSRAKNSK from the coding sequence ATGGCTATTAAGACTTATAAGCCTTATACCGCTTCTCGGAGAAATATGACAGGTTCCGCTTTCACGGAAATTACAAAGAGCGAGCCTGAGAAATCTCTGGTTGTTCGTGTTAAGAATACGGCTGGCCGCAACAGCTACGGAAAGATTACAGTACGTCATCATGGCGGCGGTCACAAGAAGTTATACAGAATTATTGATTTTAAGAGAAATAAAGACGGGATTCCGGCTAAGGTTGTTGGAATCGAGTATGATCCTAATCGCAGTGCCAACATTGCCCTGCTTGCTTATGCGGATGGAGAAAAACGCTATATGTTAGCTCCGGAAGGACTGAAGGACGGCGACGTTGTAATCAGCGGTGAGAATGTAGAAATTAAAGTAGGCAACTGCCTGCCCCTGAGAAATATCCCTACCGGTTCCAGTGTGCACAATATCGAAATGAAACCCGGAAAAGGTGGTCAGATGGTGCGTGCAGCAGGAAATGCCGCGCAGCTCATGGCAAAAGAAGGAAAGTTTGCAACACTGCGTCTGCCCTCTGGCGAGATGAGAATGGTTCCGATTGACTGCAGAGCAACCATTGGTACAGTTGGAAATGGCGACCATGAGTTGATTAAAATTGGTAAAGCAGGACGTAAAAGACATATGGGAATTCGTCCCACCGTTCGCGGTTCTGTTATGAATCCTAACGACCATCCGCATGGTGGTGGTGAAGGTAAGGCGCCTGTTGGACGTCCCAGCCCGATGACTCCTTGGGGTAAACCGGCTTTGGGTCTGAAGACGCGTAAAAAGAAGAAACAGTCTAACAAATATATCGTACGCAGCCGTGCGAAGAACAGTAAATAA
- the rplE gene encoding 50S ribosomal protein L5 — MKDFYKTEVVPGLIKKFNYKNPMEVPKLDKIVINMGVGEAKENPKALESAVSDLTIISGQKPIITKAKKSIANFKLREGMSIGCKVTLRGEKMYDFADRLISLALPRVRDFRGVSANSFDGRGNYALGIKEQLIFPEISYDKIDKVRGMDIIFVTTAKTDEEAKELLSLMGMPFVK; from the coding sequence ATGAAAGATTTTTATAAGACTGAGGTTGTTCCCGGACTGATTAAGAAATTTAATTATAAAAATCCGATGGAAGTACCGAAGCTGGATAAGATCGTAATCAATATGGGGGTTGGAGAAGCTAAAGAAAATCCGAAGGCTTTGGAGAGCGCTGTTTCTGATCTGACGATTATCTCTGGTCAGAAGCCCATCATTACAAAAGCAAAAAAATCTATTGCAAACTTTAAATTGCGTGAAGGAATGTCAATCGGTTGTAAAGTAACGCTTCGCGGAGAAAAAATGTATGATTTTGCAGATCGTCTGATCAGCTTAGCATTGCCGCGTGTAAGAGACTTTCGTGGTGTGAGCGCTAATTCCTTTGATGGCCGCGGCAATTACGCCCTGGGTATTAAAGAACAGCTTATTTTCCCGGAAATTTCTTATGATAAGATTGATAAAGTTCGCGGTATGGACATTATTTTTGTTACTACAGCAAAAACCGATGAAGAAGCAAAAGAACTGCTTTCTCTGATGGGAATGCCTTTTGTAAAATAA
- the rpsH gene encoding 30S ribosomal protein S8, whose product MTMSDPIADMLTRIRNGNVAKHDTVDVPSSKEKLAIVEILVKEGYIKKYEVVTDGNFKTIRMTLKYGKDKNDKVITGLKRISKPGLRVYAGKDELPKVLGGLGTAIISTNKGILTDKEARKAGVGGEVIAFVW is encoded by the coding sequence ATGACGATGAGCGATCCTATTGCCGATATGCTGACACGCATCCGTAACGGAAACGTAGCAAAGCATGACACCGTTGACGTTCCTTCTTCTAAGGAGAAGTTAGCGATTGTGGAGATCCTGGTCAAAGAGGGATATATTAAAAAATACGAAGTGGTTACTGATGGAAATTTTAAGACCATTCGCATGACATTGAAATATGGTAAAGACAAGAATGATAAAGTCATTACTGGACTCAAAAGAATTTCTAAGCCTGGTTTGCGAGTATATGCAGGCAAAGATGAGCTGCCTAAGGTGTTGGGCGGATTAGGCACTGCAATCATCTCTACAAACAAAGGTATTTTGACTGACAAAGAAGCACGTAAAGCCGGTGTTGGCGGCGAAGTTATTGCATTTGTTTGGTAA
- the rpsC gene encoding 30S ribosomal protein S3, with amino-acid sequence MGQKVNPHGLRVGVIKDWDAKWYADANQFGDLLIEDHKIRTFLKEKLYQAGISKIEIERAAGRIKVIIMTAKPGIIIGKEAVGVKLLKDELQALTDAKVSLNIIEVKRPEKDAQLVAENIAQQLENRVSFRRALKQAMSRAMKAGAKGVKTTVGGRVGGAEIARSESYNEGNLPQQTLRANIDYGFAEANTAYGKLGVKVWVNHGEVLPAKANKEGSDN; translated from the coding sequence ATGGGTCAGAAAGTTAATCCGCATGGACTTAGAGTCGGCGTTATTAAGGATTGGGATGCGAAATGGTACGCAGATGCAAACCAGTTTGGCGATCTCCTGATTGAGGATCATAAGATTCGTACCTTCCTGAAGGAAAAGCTTTATCAGGCGGGAATTTCCAAGATCGAAATCGAGAGAGCCGCGGGCCGTATTAAAGTTATTATTATGACTGCAAAGCCTGGCATTATCATTGGAAAGGAAGCAGTTGGCGTTAAGCTGCTGAAGGATGAGCTGCAGGCACTGACAGATGCAAAGGTATCTTTGAATATTATCGAAGTAAAGCGTCCTGAAAAGGATGCACAGTTGGTAGCAGAAAATATTGCACAGCAGCTTGAAAACCGTGTTTCCTTCCGTCGTGCATTAAAGCAGGCTATGAGCCGGGCTATGAAAGCAGGCGCTAAAGGTGTGAAGACGACGGTGGGCGGCCGTGTAGGCGGCGCTGAGATTGCGCGTAGCGAATCCTATAATGAAGGCAATCTTCCGCAGCAGACTCTGCGCGCTAACATCGATTATGGCTTTGCTGAAGCGAATACCGCTTATGGTAAGCTGGGCGTAAAAGTTTGGGTTAACCATGGTGAGGTTCTTCCTGCCAAGGCTAATAAAGAAGGGAGCGATAACTAA
- the rplD gene encoding 50S ribosomal protein L4 has protein sequence MAKVAVYTMDGAENGQIELKDSVFGVEVNVHVMHEAVVAHLANMRQGTQSAKTRAEVRGGGRKPYRQKGTGRARQGSIRAPQWVGGGVVFAPKPRDYSKKMNKKARRLAIRSALTTRVQDNKLIVLEEMNLAEIKTKAMQNVLNQFSLEKALIVLNGENTNAVLSARNIPGVKTIRAEQINVYDILKYENFVATKDAIAKIEEVFE, from the coding sequence ATGGCGAAAGTAGCTGTTTATACAATGGACGGCGCTGAGAACGGTCAGATTGAATTAAAAGACAGTGTTTTCGGCGTAGAAGTAAACGTTCACGTAATGCATGAAGCTGTAGTAGCTCATCTGGCTAATATGAGACAGGGAACGCAGAGCGCTAAAACTCGTGCAGAAGTTCGTGGTGGTGGCAGAAAGCCTTACCGTCAGAAAGGAACCGGTAGAGCCCGTCAGGGAAGTATCCGCGCTCCGCAATGGGTTGGAGGCGGCGTTGTTTTCGCTCCCAAACCGCGTGATTATTCTAAGAAGATGAACAAAAAAGCACGTCGTTTGGCAATTCGCAGTGCGCTTACCACTCGCGTGCAGGATAATAAGCTGATTGTTCTGGAAGAGATGAATTTGGCTGAAATTAAAACAAAAGCAATGCAGAATGTACTGAATCAGTTCAGTCTGGAAAAAGCTTTGATTGTTTTAAACGGAGAAAATACAAACGCAGTGTTATCTGCTCGTAATATTCCCGGCGTCAAGACCATTCGCGCAGAGCAGATCAATGTATACGACATCCTGAAGTACGAGAATTTCGTTGCAACTAAGGATGCCATTGCGAAGATTGAAGAGGTGTTTGAATAA
- the rplF gene encoding 50S ribosomal protein L6, which yields MSRIGRMPVEIPAGVEITIAEHNNVTVKGPKGTLSRELPQEMTITQEDGKIIVARPNDLKRNKSLHGLTRTLIHNMVVGVTQGYEKHLEINGVGYRAAKQGNKLNLTLGYSHPVIMEDPEGIETEVQDQTKIIVRGINKEKVGQFAAEIRFKRPPEPYKGKGIKYADEVIRRKEGKTGK from the coding sequence ATGTCTCGAATCGGGAGAATGCCTGTAGAAATTCCTGCTGGCGTAGAAATCACAATTGCTGAGCATAACAATGTGACTGTAAAGGGACCGAAAGGAACCTTGAGCCGTGAATTACCGCAGGAAATGACGATTACACAGGAAGATGGAAAGATTATTGTGGCGCGCCCCAATGATCTGAAGAGAAATAAAAGCCTTCATGGTCTGACGAGAACACTGATTCACAATATGGTGGTTGGCGTTACACAGGGCTATGAAAAGCATTTGGAAATCAATGGTGTTGGCTATAGAGCGGCTAAGCAGGGAAATAAATTGAACCTGACGCTCGGATACTCACATCCTGTTATTATGGAAGATCCGGAAGGCATCGAAACAGAAGTACAGGATCAGACCAAAATCATTGTTCGTGGTATCAATAAGGAAAAGGTTGGCCAATTTGCAGCTGAGATCCGCTTCAAGCGTCCGCCGGAGCCCTATAAAGGCAAAGGTATTAAATATGCTGATGAAGTGATTCGCCGCAAAGAGGG
- the rplP gene encoding 50S ribosomal protein L16: MLMPKRVKHRKQFRGSMAGKALRGNRITYGEFGLIATTPAWVKSNQIEAARVAMTRYIKRGGKVWIKIFPDKPVTAKPAETRMGSGKGSTEYWVAVVKPGRVMFEIAGVPEEVAREALRLAMHKLPVKCKIASRQELDAELDAAN, translated from the coding sequence ATGTTAATGCCGAAGAGAGTTAAACATCGTAAGCAATTTCGCGGCAGCATGGCTGGTAAAGCTTTGCGCGGAAATCGGATTACGTATGGTGAATTCGGTTTGATTGCTACAACTCCTGCATGGGTTAAATCAAATCAGATTGAGGCGGCCCGTGTTGCGATGACTCGTTATATCAAGCGTGGTGGTAAAGTTTGGATTAAGATTTTCCCAGACAAGCCTGTAACTGCAAAGCCGGCGGAAACTCGAATGGGTTCTGGTAAAGGTTCTACAGAGTATTGGGTAGCTGTTGTAAAACCGGGTCGTGTTATGTTTGAAATTGCCGGCGTACCGGAAGAAGTAGCGCGTGAAGCACTTCGTCTGGCTATGCATAAGCTTCCCGTCAAGTGTAAAATTGCCTCTCGTCAGGAGTTGGATGCAGAGCTTGATGCAGCTAACTAA
- the rpsQ gene encoding 30S ribosomal protein S17, translating to MVGLVSSDKMDKTIVVSVQNNVKHPEYGKIVKRTYKLKAHDENNECRIGDRVRVMETRPLSKDKRWRVVEIIERAK from the coding sequence ATGGTTGGCCTTGTTTCCAGTGACAAGATGGATAAAACAATTGTGGTTAGCGTTCAAAATAACGTAAAACATCCCGAATATGGTAAAATCGTTAAAAGAACCTACAAGCTGAAGGCGCATGATGAAAACAACGAATGCCGCATTGGTGATCGTGTTCGTGTTATGGAAACCAGACCCTTGTCTAAAGATAAGAGATGGCGTGTAGTTGAGATTATCGAAAGAGCAAAATAA